ACCTAGTCTTTATTTGATATTCGGTACGAGATACGAAAGGAGACAAGAAAGATGAATGGAAAAGATCGAGTCAAGACTGCCTTAAAACACCAAGAACCGGACCGCGTTCCCATCTCCTGCCAATATACACCCGAAATCCAACGGCTTCTTGAAGATTATACTGGACAAAAAGGTATAGACGTCAATGTTGCCATGGGAGATGATGCGGTTATTGTCTGGGAAGGAATGGTTAATCTTTTTAATGGAAAGATTAAAGAAGGGGAGATCTATGACACTGAATGGGGAATTCGATTTTTAAAAAAAGGTCTTTATAATGAGATATGTCATAATCCGCTGAGCATAGCCACCACAGTTGATGAGCTAAAAAAGTATCCTTTTCCCCTACCAGTAAGCCAGGAGTTGATCGATAGAGCAGCGAATATTATTAAAAAATATAGCGATAATTATGCCATCATTGGAGCAGTGCCTTTAACTATGTGGGAGGGAGCAATTCATCTGCGAGGTTACCAACAAATGTTGGAAGATATGCTTACAAATTTAAGAATGGCAGAGACATTATTGGATCGAGTCATGGAATATCATTTCGAAATTGCTATGGCCCTTATTGATTTGGGAATAGATATTCTCTGGCTGGGTGATGATGTTGGAATGCAAAGTGGTATGCTTATTTCTCCCAATCTCTGGAGGCAAGTATTTAAGCCACGCTGGAAAATGATGTTTCAAGCATTCAAAAAAAGAAATCCTAATCTCATCATCGCTTATCATTCTGATGGCGGAATCCGGCCGATCATCCCTGATTTTATCGAAATCGGATTGGACCTGCTCAATCCTCTCCAGCCTTTAAGCATCGGAATGGATTCGTTTGAATTAAAAAAAGATTTTGGTAAGGATTTAAGTTTTTTTGGGGGCATTGATATTCAAGAAGCCTTACCATTCGGGACTCCGCGAATGGTAAGAGATGAGGTGAAAAAGAGAATCGATGCCTTTGCCCCTGGTGGAGGTTACCTCTGTGGGCCAACTCATAATATTCAAGCTGATACTTCTCTCGAAAATATTTTAACCATGTACCATACTATTCAAAATTATGGCCAATACACTGTAAGATATTGATTCGTGCAAGAAGATACCGGGAACTAAAAATATTTTGATCGTGAACAAAGAGTAATAATTAAACCTGAAAATAATGCAATAAAGACAATTGAAGCTCGATAGGCTCCAGTTAGATCGATTAGAGAACCAAAGATAATGGGTAGAGCAAGTGGACCAATATTTCCCAGCGATGAGATAACTCCAACTACCCCGCCTACTGAAGTAGCATATCTTTCGTGTTCCGCCGGAATCGCTAAGCTGATGGTTAAAATACTGTTTAAGCAAAACCCGGCTAAAAATAAGCTTAAATTAAATATACTATAATTATTAGAATTGATTCCAAGAGTTGCCAAAAGAGTTGCTATACCCATAAAGGATAATAAAAAGTTACGGTTTTTCAAACGATCAGAAATGAATCCAGTAATTGGACCTGAGAAGAAAAAACCTAAAGGAAGAAAAGTGGCCAAAGAAGGTCGAAAATTTTTCATCTCGATTACTCTG
The nucleotide sequence above comes from Candidatus Atribacteria bacterium ADurb.Bin276. Encoded proteins:
- a CDS encoding methylcobalamin:coenzyme M methyltransferase, whose product is MNGKDRVKTALKHQEPDRVPISCQYTPEIQRLLEDYTGQKGIDVNVAMGDDAVIVWEGMVNLFNGKIKEGEIYDTEWGIRFLKKGLYNEICHNPLSIATTVDELKKYPFPLPVSQELIDRAANIIKKYSDNYAIIGAVPLTMWEGAIHLRGYQQMLEDMLTNLRMAETLLDRVMEYHFEIAMALIDLGIDILWLGDDVGMQSGMLISPNLWRQVFKPRWKMMFQAFKKRNPNLIIAYHSDGGIRPIIPDFIEIGLDLLNPLQPLSIGMDSFELKKDFGKDLSFFGGIDIQEALPFGTPRMVRDEVKKRIDAFAPGGGYLCGPTHNIQADTSLENILTMYHTIQNYGQYTVRY